One Bacillus sp. 1780r2a1 DNA segment encodes these proteins:
- a CDS encoding pyridoxal phosphate-dependent aminotransferase: protein MKQFEQSELLKSLPKQFFASLVSKVSKVIKEGHDVINLGQGNPDQPTPPHIVKALQDASENPNYHKYSPFRGQAFLKKAAATFYEREYGVQLDPEKEVAILFGGKAGLVEIPQCLLNPGDTVLVPDPGYPDYWSGVELARAKMEVMPLKKENGFLPVYEEISEEVKQKAKLMFLNYPNNPTGAVATAPFFEKTVEFARQYDTCIVHDFAYGAIGFDGEKPISFMQTPGAKEVGIEIYTLSKTYNMAGWRIGFAVGNESVIEAINLLQDHLFVSVFSGIQQAATVALLDSQNCVDELVERYESRREILIHGLREIGWDVEAPPGSFFAWLPVPKGYTSEEFSDLLLEKAHVVVAPGIGFGEYGEGYVRVGLLTDEERLKEAVDRIAKLNLFKKYVDNSF from the coding sequence ATGAAGCAATTTGAACAATCAGAACTATTAAAAAGTTTACCAAAACAATTTTTTGCATCCCTTGTTAGTAAAGTTTCAAAGGTGATAAAAGAAGGACATGACGTGATTAACTTAGGGCAAGGAAATCCAGATCAGCCAACGCCTCCTCATATCGTCAAGGCCCTTCAAGATGCGAGTGAAAACCCAAACTACCACAAGTACTCACCGTTTCGGGGGCAAGCTTTTCTGAAAAAAGCGGCAGCAACGTTTTACGAAAGAGAATATGGTGTTCAGCTGGATCCCGAAAAAGAAGTAGCTATTTTGTTTGGAGGAAAAGCCGGATTAGTAGAAATTCCTCAGTGCTTACTTAATCCTGGAGATACAGTTTTAGTGCCTGACCCAGGCTACCCAGATTATTGGTCAGGAGTGGAGCTAGCACGAGCGAAAATGGAAGTCATGCCTTTAAAAAAAGAGAATGGCTTTCTGCCAGTTTACGAGGAAATAAGCGAAGAAGTGAAGCAAAAAGCCAAGCTAATGTTTTTAAACTATCCAAATAACCCGACCGGCGCAGTAGCTACGGCACCATTTTTTGAAAAAACAGTTGAATTTGCTCGTCAGTATGATACGTGCATTGTGCATGATTTTGCGTATGGTGCAATTGGATTTGATGGCGAAAAGCCCATTAGTTTTATGCAAACTCCAGGCGCCAAAGAAGTTGGCATTGAAATTTATACGCTATCAAAAACGTATAATATGGCAGGGTGGCGAATCGGCTTTGCCGTTGGAAACGAAAGCGTGATTGAAGCGATTAACCTTTTACAAGATCACTTATTTGTAAGTGTATTTAGCGGCATTCAGCAAGCAGCCACGGTGGCTTTGCTAGATTCACAGAACTGCGTAGATGAATTAGTAGAACGCTACGAATCTCGTCGTGAGATTCTTATTCATGGACTGCGTGAAATTGGATGGGACGTTGAAGCTCCACCAGGATCATTTTTTGCATGGTTGCCTGTGCCAAAAGGTTATACATCAGAAGAATTTTCCGATTTGTTACTGGAAAAAGCTCACGTCGTTGTTGCTCCTGGAATTGGGTTTGGCGAATACGGAGAAGGCTATGTGCGCGTAGGTTTATTAACCGATGAAGAACGGTTGAAAGAAGCGGTTGATCGAATTGCTAAGTTAAATTTATTCAAAAAATACGTTGACAATTCTTTTTGA